In Chelonia mydas isolate rCheMyd1 chromosome 7, rCheMyd1.pri.v2, whole genome shotgun sequence, the sequence GGGGTGGGGAATAAGTTTTCTGCACaattgggctgcttttctttttttcttttttaagttcaaatacttttttgttttttcccccctgtaggGCCTTCTTACGGTAACCATTTCAAGTGAGGGGCCCTTTGCagatatcaatgaatgtcttggggcttgtttttgtttttaaaaacatgtttctttcatgcttaaagtttggtGGGGCGGGGGTGCTTTCTAGAAAAAGTGACCCGTGGCCTTCAACCAACTCCTGGGTCATATTTAAACTGGCCTATAGCGTTCCACCAACTCCaggggttatatttaaactgtccaatagcatctgcgaactcctgaggttttatttcatttcatattaatcagaactcaccatcctcacccacccacctcccttactATGGGTGCACCCCCATCAAAATTAACCCTATGGCAACAAGGGTGAGTAATCACAGCCACCCCTGGCTATTCAGTGAGGGGGGTCAGGGGAGGTGGTTAAACCCGTTCAGTTCAACAGAATAAGTCAGCTCTATTGTACTCAACCACATGTCTGAACcatccctgtttgttttattgtaaacacatttttaggatattttttcccctcccacaacatacatttcagctttttttttttttttttgctgtaaatgggtctctcttacacaaaagacaagagctaggttctcacaaacaatttttttttatttaaaagacatacagctccttgaaaacaaaccaagatgctccattaaaaaaagaaaaaaaaaactttaagctcccttaagggccagagaccctttaacagaaatacagatagtcacaaagcccttttcaatagatttttttttttaaatttacagctaCCAAGTTTTATATTGCATGTTTGGcccctcaccattttctaacttaaTCCTTTTCGATTTCTTACAAATAGCCTTTTTCTTAAGCAGGGTTCTGTAATTTTTTGTGAGGACCAGACGGTCAATATAACGCTCTAAGCAGGCATCTTCCggtttggtcattttctttaaaacatggtcagggtctccactgaattgcacagcatttatcaaggtcaccccttgtgctaaatgttcttgggttaggcacagacattgcatagcataacctatggcaataacagtgtttaataagctttccaagcacagctcagcacacaggccccggagcttgcagtttatatccactgaagtccaaaTCACACAGTCATGGTGCCGCTGGCCTGGTGCATCTATGACAcagccctcacaatcttcaaaaagcttttccctaagacAGTGATTAAGAACAGAATAAACAGCAACGCGTACAATAGTCCGCATGACTTTTTTACTCTCACGACGTGGCACTGGCTCAGTCAGTTCCATGCCAAGCCTCCTCCTAAACTCCTCATAGCTGTCATCCTCGGAGTCCTCTTCAACATTTTGTATCGGCGTTGAGCAAAAACAAGGTGGGCCCGGTTCATCTTCGCTGCTTGGTGCAACGCTGTCCAGGGTCTCTGggtcctctagaaaggcatcGTCGAACTGtcgagagtttttttttttttagaaaagaaacagcgtaagcaccccactgcttggtttttgatttacacaatccctggttcctagccccgTTACACCCCCAACCTCGACCGTCACCTCTTAagcattcatttacctgagcgtTGTCTCTTCCGTTCATCTTGTCCACTAGTGACTTCCCCGAGCTGCgatcaccttcctcctccaggggggtggacaacaagaggccatcatGCTCATTGCGGGGCCCCACAAGCGGCTGGGTTTCAGGGTCCGGGgtatccatcaatggctgggccaaagggctcccctcaatcgccccctcctcctcctcggaactgtcgctgatgtagcgctttctccgCGGTTTGTCGAAGGCCCtcggggctaaaacaaagtccgaagctctcacgggggtggtgaaggagtccatgtttccacgatttgtaaaacacgcgctcttggtaaaagacagcctcttccGCCCGACGCTGGgacttatggggtgatggtgctgcactctgattggcagaggggtcacaCGCCCCTCTTCTGGGCAGTTCACCCCGTCCCCGAACGTGCCCTGTTTTGGTCAAATCTGGTCTCCGGGtggcctgattggtagaggtcGGTGGGAGGAGtcgttagaggggtcacacgcgAATCGTTTCTGGTCGGGTCACCCCACCCCGGAACTcatcctgattggtcaaatctcctcttggggaGGTCCTACAGGGGCGAAACCCCTCTTGATTGGTAGAGGGTAAGGGGTGGAAtcgttagaggggtcacaagacccacttccggaCGGGTCACCCCTGCCCCGGAACTCGCCCTGATTAGTCAAAGCTCCTCTTGGGGGAAGTCCTACAAGGGCGAAatccatcctgattggtagagggtggggggaggagttgttagaggggtcacaagacccacttccggaGAGGACATCCCGCCCCGGAACtcaccctgattggtcaaatctcctcttgagGGGAAGTCCTACAGGGGTGAAACctctcctgattggtagagggcagtgggaggagttgttagaggggtcacatgacatacCTTGCTTCCGGTCACGTGGCAGCCTTGACCCGGGAAGTAATGCCCCAGATGGGGGCAGGACTTCTGGTCAAGGGGCGGGGTCAATGTGTCAAGGGgtggggttagggtttgattgacggtagggcccttatactactgCCATAAGCTCAGGTGCTAGAACCTTGGAACCAATGCAGAGTAATTATGTGCATGGTGCTGGCAGTTGGATCTCGTTAGCACGGATGAGAATACAAGAGAGGCTGGAGTACTGATCTGAGACTGAGGGCTGGAAGACAAGAGATTATGCATGGAAACACAGGAATCGCCAAACTTTGGGAGAAAGCTTAGGCTGAGATTTATATTGTGTTGCTGTTGGGTTGCCATTAAAGCCAAACTCCAAAGAAGAGTTACGTGTAAACTACACTCAGTGTGTGCGAGCTCTGTTTGGAGCAGGGTAGGAACTCTAGCTGGTCACAGTGTGCTACTGGCTCATTCATTGACTATACTGGACTTAACCTCATTGCTTTCATTGTTACGTGTTTAATATTGGATAGGAAAGATCCAAAACCATCCAGATAATTTCAAGTAGACTGACCAAAACATGCAGTTGTTCTATTTCAAGCAAAGAGTGAGACAAAAGTGACCACAGTAGAGAAGTGAAACTGTTGAAGGGTAGGGAACTGCAATATATTTTTGAGGTAGATCTTTCACCCTCCTCCATAATATATTTGTTTCCAGGCTTATTTGGGTCGTACTCACAAAAAATGATATTTTGGGTAAC encodes:
- the LOC122466529 gene encoding uncharacterized protein LOC122466529 is translated as MDSFTTPVRASDFVLAPRAFDKPRRKRYISDSSEEEEGAIEGSPLAQPLMDTPDPETQPLVGPRNEHDGLLLSTPLEEEGDRSSGKSLVDKMNGRDNAQFDDAFLEDPETLDSVAPSSEDEPGPPCFCSTPIQNVEEDSEDDSYEEFRRRLGMELTEPVPRRESKKVMRTIVRVAVYSVLNHCLREKLFEDCEGCVIDAPGQRHHDCVIWTSVDINCKLRGLCAELCLESLLNTVIAIGYAMQCLCLTQEHLAQGVTLINAVQFSGDPDHVLKKMTKPEDACLERYIDRLVLTKNYRTLLKKKAICKKSKRIKLENGEGPNMQYKTW